Proteins co-encoded in one Oreochromis aureus strain Israel breed Guangdong linkage group 3, ZZ_aureus, whole genome shotgun sequence genomic window:
- the LOC120434482 gene encoding uncharacterized protein LOC120434482 — MQQVPFLFYQRTEMDYELASPGVLCSLSTEELLTKIQEWGLDVTEAEAQRFRDNEVDGDTVDCGLTETMVAYLFQGSFKKQVKFNQFVSRMKESSVTLTLQTVSPEDWQPSTSSTSIRYPTNSEYVQAVKTLVMKYPFLKDREGNGYGPCVQGEDLLSIDAHLKVLQCQYQKMQPDTMVVHNRMQQTFAWRQKEIADGMPVEDVLKKYPS, encoded by the exons ATGCAGCAGGTGccatttttgttttatcaaCGGACGGAGATGGATTACGAACTTGCAAGTCCTGGTGTGCTCTGTTCACTTTCAACCGAGGAACTCTTAACAAAAATACAAGAGTGGGGCTTAGATGTCACCGAAGCTGAAGCTCAGCGTTTCAGAG ACAATGAGGTTGATGGTGACACAGTTGACTGCGGTCTTACTGAGACTATGGTTGCATACCTTTTCCAAGGATCCTTCAAAAAGCAGGTTAAATTCAACCAATTTGTGTCAAGGATGAAGGAATCTTCAGTGACGCTGACTCTACAGACTGTCTCTCCAGAAGACTGGCAACCATCTACTTCGTCAACTTCAATAAG GTATCCCACAAATTCTGAATATGTGCAAGCTGTGAAGACGCTGGTAATGAAGTATCCTTTCCTCAAGGATCGTGAGGGAAATGGTTAT GGACCATGCGTCCAAGGAGAGGATTTATTATCCATAGACGCCCACTTAAAGGTCTTACAGTGCCAATATCAGAAGATGCAACCAGATACCATGGTGGTTCATAACCGTATGCAGCAAACGTTTGCTTGGCGGCAAAAAGAAATTGCAGATGGTATGCCTGTGGAGGATGTGTTGAAGAAGTACCCTTCTTAG